The sequence TGGCCCGGCTGCTCAATCAGTCCTCGGCGTTGGGCGCCCTGCTCGACCCCGCGATCGACCGGCTCTACATGATCGCCATTCCGGTCTCCTTCGGGGTGCGCGGACTGGTGCCCTGGGCGATTATCGGAACACTCCTGGCGCGGGACCTGCTGCTGGCCGCGACGCTGCCGGCGCTGCGTAGCCGGGGACTGGTCGCGCTGCCGGTGACCTACATCGGCAAGGCGGGCACCTTCGCGCTGATGTCGGCGTTTCCGCTGATCCTGCTGGGACAGTGGGACACGCTGGTCAGCCGGGTGGTGTTGTCGGCCGGATGGGGCTTCCTGATCTGGGGTCTGGGTATGTACCTGTGGGCGTTCGTGCTGTACCTGATTCAGGTGACCATGGTGGTCCGCACCATGCCGAAGGTTGCCGGTGGCTGAACCGTTCTTCGCGCTCAGCGGATACGACTCCCAGGGTGCCGGCGCCCACCAGGCCGGCCGGCCGCGGAAATTCGCGGTGCCCTCCCTGCTGCGCTCTTTGTTGTCCGAACATCTCGACCCCGGTTATGCCGCGGCCGCAGCCAGGCGGGCACGCTGTAGCACGCCGCCCGCCGCCACCGCGCGGATCGCGGGGTGGGCATGGGAGGCGGTGGCGGCGCTGCTGGTGGCGACGGTGTTCGCGGTGGCTGTTGCGCAGGCGCGGTCGGTGGCGCCCGGGGTGCGCGACGCGCAACAGGTGCTGGCGACGAACGTTCGGGCGGCCGAGGCCGTCACCGGCAGGCTGGCCGACAAGCGTGACACGTACTCCAACCGCGTCGACGAGCTGCGCCGGCACCGGCTGGCCGACGACGCCGAGGGCCAGCGGGTGCTGGCCGGTCTGGACGCGCTCAGTCTGGAGGCCGCCAGCACCCGGGTGGCCGGTCCGGGGGTGGTCGTCACCGTGACCGACCCCGGCGTCGGGCGAAACCTCTCCGACGCGTCCAAACAACGGGTGTCGGGCAGTCAGCAGATCATCTTGGACCGCGACCTGCAGCTGGTCGTCAACTCGCTGTGGGCCAGCGGGGCCGAGGCGATCGCCGTCGGAGATGTCCGCATCGGCCCCAACGTCACGATCCGCCAGGCCGGCGGAGCCATCCTGGTCGACAACAAGCCGATCAGCAGTCCCTACACGCTGCAAGCCATCGGACCGCCACGCGAACTGCGCGATGCCTTCGACCGCAGCCCGGGGCTCTACCGGCTGCGGCTGTTGGAGGCCTCGTACGGGGTGGTGGTGCGGGTCGACGGCCGCGGCTCGGCCGACATCACGCTGCCGGCCGGATCGGTGCGAGATGTCCGGTTTGCCAAACAGATAGGGGCATCGTGACGCAAGCTTGCGCTGCGGGGCGCGGTGTCACGGTGGTGGCCCGCACGGGTCCGGTTCGGGAGGCTGGAGTGATTTCGCAATGATCGGTATCGCCGCGCTGATCGCCGGCATCGTGCTGGGGCTGGTCTTTCATCCCAGCGTGCCGGAGGTGGTTCAGCCCTATCTGCCGATCGCCGTGGTCGCGGCGCTGGACGCCGTGTTCGGCGGCCTGCGCGCCTACCTGGAGCGGATCTTCGACGCCAAGGTGTTCGTCGTGTCGTTCGTGTTCAACGTTCTGGTCGCCGCGCTGATCGTCTACCTCGGCGATCAGTTGGGGGTCGGAACTCAGTTGTCGACCGCGATCATCGTGGTGCTGGGCATCCGCATCTTCGGTAATGCGGCAGCGCTGCGGCGACGGCTTTTCGGGGCCTGACACGCATGAGTAG is a genomic window of Mycolicibacter heraklionensis containing:
- a CDS encoding CDP-alcohol phosphatidyltransferase family protein → MPAGSGSEQVQDRVLTVPNVISLARLGLIGVFLYLLLVARADGPAVATLMLSGASDWADGKLARLLNQSSALGALLDPAIDRLYMIAIPVSFGVRGLVPWAIIGTLLARDLLLAATLPALRSRGLVALPVTYIGKAGTFALMSAFPLILLGQWDTLVSRVVLSAGWGFLIWGLGMYLWAFVLYLIQVTMVVRTMPKVAGG
- a CDS encoding DUF881 domain-containing protein is translated as MAEPFFALSGYDSQGAGAHQAGRPRKFAVPSLLRSLLSEHLDPGYAAAAARRARCSTPPAATARIAGWAWEAVAALLVATVFAVAVAQARSVAPGVRDAQQVLATNVRAAEAVTGRLADKRDTYSNRVDELRRHRLADDAEGQRVLAGLDALSLEAASTRVAGPGVVVTVTDPGVGRNLSDASKQRVSGSQQIILDRDLQLVVNSLWASGAEAIAVGDVRIGPNVTIRQAGGAILVDNKPISSPYTLQAIGPPRELRDAFDRSPGLYRLRLLEASYGVVVRVDGRGSADITLPAGSVRDVRFAKQIGAS
- a CDS encoding small basic family protein produces the protein MIGIAALIAGIVLGLVFHPSVPEVVQPYLPIAVVAALDAVFGGLRAYLERIFDAKVFVVSFVFNVLVAALIVYLGDQLGVGTQLSTAIIVVLGIRIFGNAAALRRRLFGA